In a genomic window of Pseudomonas sp. TH06:
- the cynR gene encoding transcriptional regulator CynR — translation MLLRHLRYLLAVADHGGFTRAAEALHVSQPTLSQQIRQLEESLGVNLFDRTSRTVKPTDAGEAYIECARRVLVELEAGKRALHDVKDLSRGTLRLAMTPTFMAYLVGPLVRDYVSRFPGIHLEIFELSMDDIEAGLADDSLDIAIAFTPVRNPDIECIPAFVETLGVMVGREHPLYDSTSVLMPEDLAQLDFALLAPDFITRLSVDEYFRQHGITPQVRIEVNSVSTLLEVVRCSPIATMLPEAIATQDRALRRLRVDSEAPQRGAALLRRRNNYHSAAAVAFVDLVLQTKTSPTT, via the coding sequence ATGCTGTTGCGACATCTGCGTTACCTGCTGGCCGTGGCCGATCACGGCGGCTTCACCCGTGCGGCCGAGGCGTTGCATGTGTCGCAGCCGACCCTGTCGCAACAGATTCGCCAATTGGAGGAAAGCCTGGGGGTGAACCTGTTTGATCGCACCTCGCGGACGGTCAAACCGACCGATGCCGGCGAGGCCTATATCGAATGTGCGCGGCGGGTGCTGGTGGAGCTGGAGGCGGGCAAACGGGCGTTGCATGACGTGAAAGATCTGTCCCGTGGCACCTTGCGTCTGGCAATGACGCCAACGTTCATGGCGTATCTGGTCGGGCCGCTGGTGCGCGACTATGTTTCGCGGTTTCCGGGTATTCACCTGGAGATCTTCGAGTTGTCGATGGACGACATCGAGGCGGGGTTGGCGGATGACTCGCTGGACATCGCGATTGCCTTCACACCCGTACGCAATCCGGATATCGAGTGCATTCCGGCGTTTGTCGAGACGTTGGGGGTGATGGTCGGACGCGAACATCCGCTGTACGACAGCACGTCAGTATTGATGCCGGAAGACCTGGCGCAGCTGGATTTCGCCTTGCTGGCCCCGGACTTCATCACGCGGTTATCGGTGGATGAGTATTTCCGTCAGCACGGCATTACGCCGCAGGTGCGCATTGAGGTGAACTCGGTCAGCACATTGCTGGAGGTGGTGCGTTGCTCGCCGATTGCGACGATGTTGCCGGAAGCGATTGCGACGCAGGATCGGGCGCTGCGCAGGCTGCGGGTCGACAGTGAAGCGCCGCAGCGCGGGGCGGCGTTGTTGCGACGCAGGAACAACTATCACAGTGCGGCGGCGGTGGCGTTTGTGGATTTGGTGCTGCAAACGAAAACTTCACCAACGACATAG
- the cynS gene encoding cyanase, producing the protein MQQSHAYNDTSLALTTRILDAKARKDLSWQALADDTGLSLAFVTAALLGQHPLPANAAQVVGDKLELDAADVAALQIIPLRGSLSGVPTDPTIYRFHEMIQIYGTTLKALVHEQFGDGIISAINFKLDIKKVEDPEGGSRAVVTLDGKFLPLRPF; encoded by the coding sequence ATGCAACAGTCCCACGCCTACAACGACACCAGCCTGGCCCTGACCACCCGCATTCTTGATGCCAAGGCACGCAAAGATCTGTCGTGGCAGGCTCTCGCCGACGACACCGGCCTCAGCCTGGCCTTCGTCACCGCCGCCCTGCTTGGCCAACACCCACTGCCGGCCAACGCCGCTCAAGTGGTCGGCGACAAGCTTGAACTCGACGCCGCCGATGTCGCCGCGCTGCAAATCATCCCGCTGCGTGGCAGCCTCAGCGGTGTGCCGACCGACCCGACCATCTACCGTTTCCACGAGATGATCCAGATCTACGGCACCACCCTTAAGGCGCTGGTTCACGAGCAGTTCGGCGACGGCATCATCAGCGCGATCAACTTCAAACTGGACATCAAGAAAGTCGAAGACCCGGAAGGCGGCTCCCGCGCCGTGGTCACCCTCGACGGCAAGTTCCTGCCTCTGCGTCCGTTCTGA
- a CDS encoding DUF2790 domain-containing protein, producing the protein MQKILLTLALLAGFAAQAQATDEAIAYRYGMQLDVAQVLSITPVADVCGVVPVEMTYLDSHGGKHILQFSEFGSGCSN; encoded by the coding sequence ATGCAAAAAATTCTGTTGACCCTGGCCCTGCTCGCTGGCTTCGCCGCCCAGGCCCAGGCCACCGATGAGGCCATCGCCTACCGCTACGGCATGCAGCTGGACGTTGCGCAAGTGCTGAGCATTACCCCGGTTGCCGACGTCTGTGGCGTGGTGCCGGTGGAAATGACTTACCTGGACAGCCATGGCGGCAAACACATTCTGCAATTCAGCGAATTCGGCAGCGGTTGCTCGAACTAA